Proteins from a single region of Paenibacillus sp. BIHB 4019:
- a CDS encoding diguanylate cyclase — MRKRIFIVDDEPHNIHILRVFLTSLNYDIYVAENGRQAVEMIDAVAPDLILLDVMMPDLSGFEVYKRWLDKDDFDVPIIFLSANVQKKAMLEGLQLGAFDYLTKPYDLDLLEMKVSIALQQKMKLFNLKKDNEQLAELAYVDALTGLYNRTYLEVVAQQIKDGDKHYESVLMIDMDNFKTINDTFGHMIGDQTLRDIGNILYQVLSPYVHVTFRYGGDEFLVILQDSGAALAAAEAIIAAVDQIQVGHPSQKQIQVSVSIGVSHSLDCNTLHQMISQADSALLGSKRGGRHQITVK; from the coding sequence ATGCGCAAGAGGATTTTTATTGTCGACGATGAGCCTCACAACATCCATATACTCCGTGTTTTCTTGACATCGCTGAATTATGACATTTATGTAGCCGAGAACGGCAGGCAGGCGGTGGAAATGATTGACGCTGTTGCGCCGGACTTGATTTTACTGGATGTTATGATGCCGGATTTGTCGGGATTTGAGGTTTATAAACGCTGGCTGGACAAAGATGATTTTGATGTGCCGATCATTTTTTTGTCTGCCAATGTGCAGAAGAAGGCGATGCTGGAAGGCCTTCAGCTTGGCGCATTCGATTATTTAACCAAGCCTTATGATCTCGATTTGCTGGAGATGAAGGTGTCGATTGCCTTGCAGCAAAAAATGAAGCTGTTCAATTTGAAGAAGGATAATGAGCAGCTTGCAGAGCTGGCTTATGTGGACGCACTAACGGGGCTTTACAATCGTACATATTTGGAAGTGGTCGCTCAGCAAATTAAAGACGGAGATAAGCATTATGAGTCCGTTCTGATGATTGACATGGATAATTTTAAAACGATTAACGACACCTTCGGCCATATGATCGGCGACCAGACGCTTCGCGACATTGGAAACATCCTGTACCAGGTGCTGTCTCCTTATGTGCATGTGACTTTCCGCTATGGGGGAGACGAGTTTCTCGTTATATTACAGGATAGCGGAGCAGCGCTCGCGGCGGCGGAAGCCATTATTGCGGCTGTTGATCAAATACAGGTCGGCCATCCTTCTCAAAAGCAGATTCAAGTTTCCGTTAGCATCGGAGTGTCTCACAGCTTAGACTGCAATACCCTTCATCAGATGATATCGCAAGCGGACTCTGCATTGTTAGGCTCAAAACGAGGCGGCAGGCACCAAATAACGGTGAAGTAA
- a CDS encoding ATP-binding protein codes for MTKIINSQYEQSEILQVFVDAIASEITQADLVGFFLKQPDGTYKGYKGNKMPVDITELIIDPLKDAFVHDIMENRTIGYIPDTSKDNRIDDTKKNLLSIKSILGIPVIVDDKIFGLVFVHDFGKPMNLTQEQMDVTEAFVNMASVAIRNLQMFEQSQELLEKQQLLLDATKSLSKSLSVREVLKTCFYYMQRASGSDDVAIHLFNEKDRTVEPFHLSSLNVKEEDWRGKHRDVIKLNIDSDKLFYEVIMHKKAIFIPDVFADERPNHKACEMFGIKSLLAIPLVAKGSVFGIIAIPSIHKPTAYEEGKIEFCHSIADVTATALSNALHTEHLDQAVSERSMELQQANFKLEGLVKELEYLNELKNDFIATLSHELRTPITAIKGTVDILGKGLLGQLNDAQHDLLDTAGRSIERLLNQVNELLDFAKMENGKFELSYKVVDFNDLIHEAARIVQSLVNKKKINLEIEIEETADMIIQADRERILQILLNLLSNSVKFTPQQGQITIRASSDDEHLKLEVCDNGIGIPLEKQKNIFTKFYQVNNQINGTGLGLAISKQLIELHGGQIWFESNEGAGSIFTFMLPKRGRR; via the coding sequence ATGACCAAGATTATTAACTCGCAATATGAGCAGTCCGAAATTTTACAAGTGTTTGTTGATGCAATAGCGAGTGAGATTACCCAGGCCGACCTTGTTGGCTTTTTTCTCAAGCAGCCGGATGGGACGTACAAGGGCTACAAAGGAAATAAAATGCCTGTCGATATAACAGAGCTTATCATTGATCCATTGAAGGACGCTTTCGTTCACGATATTATGGAGAATCGCACGATTGGCTACATTCCCGATACGAGCAAAGACAATCGCATTGACGATACGAAAAAAAATCTGCTGAGCATCAAGTCGATTCTCGGGATTCCGGTTATTGTCGATGATAAAATATTCGGCCTTGTGTTCGTTCATGACTTTGGCAAGCCTATGAATTTAACGCAGGAGCAAATGGACGTAACGGAAGCGTTCGTCAATATGGCCAGCGTGGCGATCCGCAATTTGCAAATGTTCGAGCAGTCGCAGGAGCTGCTGGAGAAGCAGCAATTGCTGCTTGATGCAACGAAGTCGCTGTCCAAATCGCTGTCCGTGCGCGAAGTTTTGAAAACCTGCTTTTATTATATGCAGCGTGCCAGCGGCTCCGATGATGTTGCCATTCATCTGTTCAATGAGAAGGATCGGACAGTCGAGCCTTTCCATCTCTCTTCTCTGAATGTGAAGGAGGAGGACTGGCGCGGGAAGCATCGTGATGTAATCAAGCTGAATATCGACAGCGACAAGCTGTTTTACGAAGTCATTATGCACAAGAAGGCGATTTTCATACCGGATGTTTTTGCGGACGAGCGCCCTAATCATAAAGCGTGCGAAATGTTTGGTATTAAAAGCTTGCTTGCGATACCGCTTGTTGCCAAGGGCAGCGTATTCGGCATTATTGCTATTCCTTCGATTCATAAACCTACAGCGTATGAGGAAGGCAAAATTGAGTTTTGCCATTCCATTGCTGATGTAACGGCAACGGCTTTGTCTAATGCTTTGCATACCGAGCATTTGGATCAGGCGGTAAGCGAGCGCTCGATGGAGCTGCAGCAGGCGAACTTCAAGCTGGAGGGGCTTGTGAAGGAACTCGAATATTTAAACGAGCTGAAAAATGATTTCATTGCGACGCTGTCGCATGAACTGAGAACGCCAATCACTGCAATCAAGGGCACCGTCGATATTTTGGGCAAAGGGCTGCTTGGTCAATTAAACGATGCACAGCATGATTTGCTTGATACGGCGGGCAGATCCATTGAACGTTTATTAAATCAGGTAAACGAGCTGCTTGATTTTGCCAAGATGGAAAATGGGAAATTTGAGCTCAGCTACAAGGTTGTCGATTTTAATGATTTAATTCATGAGGCAGCACGCATCGTCCAGTCGCTGGTCAATAAGAAGAAAATCAACCTGGAAATAGAAATCGAAGAGACGGCCGACATGATTATTCAGGCCGATCGGGAACGCATTTTGCAAATATTGCTGAATTTGTTGTCCAATTCGGTGAAATTCACGCCGCAGCAAGGCCAAATTACGATCCGTGCTTCTTCTGACGATGAACATTTGAAGCTGGAAGTATGCGACAATGGCATCGGCATTCCGCTTGAGAAGCAAAAAAATATTTTCACGAAATTTTACCAGGTTAACAATCAAATTAATGGCACGGGGCTGGGGCTTGCTATCTCCAAGCAGCTGATCGAACTGCATGGCGGTCAAATCTGGTTTGAAAGTAATGAAGGAGCAGGCTCCATATTTACGTTTATGCTGCCAAAAAGGGGGCGGAGATAA